In Prevotella sp. oral taxon 475, one DNA window encodes the following:
- a CDS encoding peptidylprolyl isomerase — MENQLNKYIAVAYQLYTVENGKEELVEEAPADKPFVFISGFGIALEAFENGVKDLPKGEEFTLGIDCEEAYGTHEDERVLDLDKAIFSINGHFDHENIYKDAVVPLQNEDGNRFMGRVLEVSEDKVKMDLNHPLADKDLLFKGRMVENREATNEEIQNLMNHLNGESCGCGGCGGGCDHHHHDHEHDGCCCH, encoded by the coding sequence ATGGAGAATCAACTCAACAAGTACATCGCCGTGGCTTATCAGCTCTATACGGTGGAAAACGGTAAGGAAGAATTAGTGGAAGAGGCCCCCGCCGACAAGCCTTTTGTCTTTATCAGCGGCTTCGGAATTGCACTCGAGGCTTTTGAAAATGGTGTGAAAGACTTGCCTAAAGGCGAGGAGTTCACTTTAGGCATCGACTGCGAAGAGGCTTACGGGACTCATGAGGACGAACGGGTGCTCGACCTTGACAAGGCCATCTTTTCGATCAACGGTCATTTCGACCATGAAAATATTTATAAAGATGCCGTCGTTCCTTTGCAGAACGAAGACGGAAACCGATTCATGGGCCGCGTTCTCGAGGTGTCGGAAGATAAAGTAAAAATGGACCTGAACCATCCTTTGGCCGATAAAGATCTGCTGTTTAAAGGGCGAATGGTGGAAAACCGTGAGGCCACGAACGAGGAGATACAAAACCTCATGAATCATCTCAACGGTGAAAGCTGTGGTTGCGGAGGCTGTGGAGGTGGTTGCGACCATCATCATCACGACCACGAGCACGACGGTTGCTGCTGTCATTAG
- a CDS encoding DUF4369 domain-containing protein gives MTPKTFFTLCFCSLFFVQCHHTDSHHLRIKGQIEGVKDSLVFMMSGFSNGELVAKDTTIMTDNGAFDLTLPLDSPLLLEVFDGATDRNGGYAGFNTLAVPGEELTLTGNIATECELGGSDFYRQLNEAEKGIRPITGKMNQLAKDYGRLQDQGKMTDALMERFSKRGLMLHLQREKAIFKFVKAHPDEEVSAALIHYLDVDSAKKLVKMLSTRVQKGRLKTFFGPIVEAQPMPVQLKKETCPAKEKPVVR, from the coding sequence ATGACTCCAAAAACATTTTTTACGCTGTGCTTCTGTTCCTTATTCTTTGTGCAATGCCACCACACAGACTCTCATCATCTGCGCATCAAGGGGCAGATTGAGGGGGTGAAAGACTCGCTCGTCTTCATGATGAGCGGATTTTCTAACGGCGAACTCGTTGCAAAAGATACCACCATCATGACCGACAATGGGGCTTTCGATCTGACGTTGCCTTTAGACAGTCCGCTTTTGCTAGAGGTTTTCGATGGGGCCACCGACCGGAATGGCGGTTATGCCGGCTTCAATACCCTTGCCGTTCCGGGCGAAGAACTGACACTGACGGGCAATATTGCCACCGAATGCGAATTGGGCGGCAGCGATTTCTATCGCCAGCTCAACGAGGCTGAGAAAGGAATTAGGCCCATCACCGGCAAAATGAATCAGCTGGCCAAAGACTACGGACGCCTGCAAGATCAGGGAAAGATGACTGATGCCCTCATGGAACGCTTTAGCAAACGGGGCCTTATGCTACACCTGCAACGCGAGAAGGCGATCTTCAAGTTTGTGAAAGCACACCCCGACGAAGAGGTTTCGGCCGCATTGATACACTATTTGGACGTAGACAGTGCCAAAAAATTGGTAAAAATGCTTTCCACGCGGGTGCAGAAGGGGAGATTGAAAACCTTTTTCGGTCCGATTGTCGAGGCGCAACCGATGCCTGTTCAACTTAAAAAGGAAACCTGTCCGGCAAAAGAAAAACCCGTCGTCAGATGA
- a CDS encoding dihydroorotate dehydrogenase gives MASLKVEIGSLRLKNPVMTASGTFGYGLEFEDFVPLDQIGGIIVKGTTLQPREGNDYPRMAETAQGMLNCVGLQNKGVDYFCQQIYPRIQNIDTNLIVNVSGNTPEDYAECAARINALEKIPAIELNISCPNVKEGGMAFGTSCAGAASVVRAVRKRYHQTLIVKLSPNVTSIADIARAVEDEGADSVSLINTLMGMAIDVEKRRSVLSIHTGGLSGPAVKPVALRMVWQVAKAVKIPVIGLGGISNATDAIEFLMAGASAIQIGTANFLDPTVTLKVRDGIDRWLEEHGVKDLKEIIGVI, from the coding sequence ATGGCAAGTTTGAAAGTGGAAATCGGTTCATTGCGATTGAAAAACCCGGTGATGACCGCTTCCGGCACATTCGGCTACGGTCTGGAGTTTGAAGACTTTGTTCCGCTGGATCAAATCGGCGGTATCATCGTCAAAGGAACTACCCTACAGCCGCGCGAAGGCAACGATTATCCCCGCATGGCAGAGACCGCTCAGGGGATGCTTAACTGCGTTGGATTGCAGAATAAGGGAGTGGACTACTTCTGCCAGCAAATCTATCCACGAATACAAAACATCGATACGAACCTCATTGTCAACGTCAGCGGCAACACACCGGAGGACTATGCCGAGTGCGCAGCTCGTATCAACGCACTGGAAAAGATACCGGCCATCGAACTGAACATCTCTTGTCCCAACGTGAAAGAGGGCGGAATGGCTTTCGGAACCTCCTGTGCAGGAGCGGCAAGCGTAGTTCGTGCCGTGCGAAAACGCTACCATCAAACTCTCATTGTAAAGCTCTCGCCCAACGTAACGAGCATTGCCGACATTGCACGAGCCGTTGAAGACGAAGGGGCAGACAGCGTTTCGCTTATCAATACGCTGATGGGCATGGCCATAGATGTAGAAAAACGTCGGTCGGTTCTTAGCATTCACACAGGCGGTTTGAGCGGTCCGGCAGTGAAGCCGGTGGCTCTTCGCATGGTGTGGCAGGTAGCAAAGGCGGTGAAAATACCCGTTATCGGATTGGGAGGCATCAGCAATGCCACCGATGCCATCGAGTTTTTGATGGCCGGAGCCTCTGCCATCCAGATCGGAACGGCCAACTTTCTCGACCCCACCGTTACGCTAAAGGTGCGCGATGGCATCGATCGTTGGTTGGAAGAACACGGTGTTAAGGATCTAAAAGAGATCATCGGAGTGATATAA
- a CDS encoding uracil-DNA glycosylase codes for MDVKIENTWKEQLGSEFEKPYFAALSEFVRSEYKKYQCFPPGKLIFNAFNLCPFDQVKVVIIGQDPYHDVGQAHGLSFSVNDGIAFPPSLQNIFKEIENDLGTPIPLSGNLTRWAKQGVLLLNATLTVRAHQAGSHQHRGWETFTDAAISALSRYRQHLVFILWGGYARSKARLIDASKHFILQSVHPSPLSANRGGWFGNHQFSQTNAYLSSHGMKEIVW; via the coding sequence ATGGACGTAAAAATAGAAAACACTTGGAAAGAGCAACTCGGCAGTGAGTTTGAAAAGCCCTATTTCGCAGCCCTTTCTGAGTTTGTACGCAGCGAATACAAAAAATATCAGTGCTTCCCACCGGGAAAACTCATCTTCAACGCCTTCAATCTCTGTCCTTTTGATCAGGTGAAAGTCGTCATTATCGGGCAAGATCCCTATCACGATGTAGGACAAGCGCATGGCTTAAGCTTCTCTGTGAACGATGGAATCGCCTTTCCGCCATCGTTACAGAACATCTTTAAGGAGATAGAAAACGACCTTGGAACGCCCATTCCTTTGAGTGGGAATCTCACTCGTTGGGCAAAGCAGGGCGTTTTGTTGCTCAATGCCACGCTAACAGTGAGAGCTCATCAGGCGGGAAGCCACCAACACCGTGGCTGGGAGACTTTTACAGACGCTGCCATCAGTGCGTTGAGCCGTTATCGTCAACATTTGGTCTTTATTCTTTGGGGCGGTTACGCACGCAGTAAGGCGCGATTGATCGACGCTTCGAAACATTTCATCCTCCAATCGGTTCATCCCTCTCCGCTGTCGGCCAATCGTGGCGGGTGGTTTGGCAACCATCAGTTCTCTCAAACCAATGCCTACCTGTCTTCACACGGTATGAAAGAGATTGTGTGGTAA
- the aroC gene encoding chorismate synthase has product MRNSFGHIFTLTTFGESHGEAIGGVVDGMPAGVEIDLEQIQSELNRRRPGQSRLTTGRQEKDCVELLSGVFEGRSTGAPIGFVVRNADQHSEDYDNMRNIFRPSHADYTYFRKFGLRDHRGGGRSSARTTLACCVGGALAKLALRPLGIGIQAYVSQVGDVALTGDYRQYDLSKIEENAVRCPDLQTATAMEERILEAKAAGDTVGGVVNCVITGCPAGLGDPEFDKLHARLGYAMLGINAAKGFEYGDGFAMAGRKGSDTNDAFCLQDGAVSTLTNHSGGIQGGISNGQDIFFRVAFKPVATLLMPQNTVDKEGRATAFTAHGRHDPCVVPRAVPIVEAMAAMVLLDSWLLNAAQHIEK; this is encoded by the coding sequence ATGCGCAACTCTTTTGGCCATATTTTCACGCTCACTACCTTTGGCGAGAGCCATGGAGAAGCCATCGGCGGCGTGGTAGACGGTATGCCTGCAGGTGTTGAAATCGATCTGGAGCAGATTCAATCCGAACTGAATCGTCGACGGCCAGGCCAGAGTCGGCTCACTACCGGCAGGCAGGAGAAAGACTGTGTAGAACTGCTCAGTGGTGTGTTTGAGGGTCGGTCTACGGGTGCACCCATAGGGTTTGTGGTGCGCAATGCCGACCAACATTCAGAGGATTACGACAACATGCGGAATATTTTCCGCCCGTCGCATGCCGACTATACCTATTTTCGCAAATTCGGTCTTCGCGATCATCGCGGCGGTGGACGGTCTTCTGCTCGCACGACTCTTGCCTGCTGCGTGGGTGGAGCTTTGGCCAAGTTGGCTCTCCGGCCGTTGGGCATCGGCATACAGGCCTATGTATCGCAGGTGGGAGACGTGGCTCTGACCGGCGATTATCGGCAGTACGACCTCTCGAAGATCGAAGAAAACGCCGTGCGATGTCCCGATCTGCAGACGGCAACGGCGATGGAAGAGCGCATTCTCGAAGCGAAAGCCGCGGGAGACACCGTCGGTGGGGTGGTGAACTGTGTGATAACGGGCTGCCCTGCAGGCCTGGGCGACCCCGAATTCGATAAGCTTCATGCCCGCTTAGGCTATGCTATGCTCGGCATTAATGCCGCAAAAGGTTTTGAATATGGCGATGGTTTTGCGATGGCAGGCCGTAAAGGAAGCGATACAAATGATGCTTTCTGCCTGCAAGATGGGGCCGTTTCCACCCTCACCAACCACAGTGGCGGCATCCAAGGCGGCATCAGCAATGGGCAAGACATCTTTTTCCGTGTGGCTTTCAAGCCTGTTGCCACGCTTCTCATGCCGCAAAACACTGTGGATAAGGAGGGTCGTGCAACAGCATTTACTGCTCATGGCCGGCACGATCCCTGCGTGGTCCCTCGTGCAGTGCCCATTGTCGAGGCGATGGCGGCGATGGTTCTGCTGGACAGTTGGCTGCTGAATGCTGCTCAACACATCGAAAAATAA
- a CDS encoding dihydroorotate dehydrogenase electron transfer subunit → MRKFCLDLRVKTVEKMNDRHVLIKLTHNQLLPEMQAGQFVEVRVDHSPDTFLRRPISINWVDREHNELWLLVAIVGQGTRQMAQLEAGELLNCVLPLGKGFTLPSSDNERFLLVGGGVGVAPLLFLGRQMRERGAMPTFLLGARSEKDLLLMEEFERTGRVFVTTEDGTAGHQGFVTHHPVLENETFDRICTCGPTPMMRAVARYAQQKQTLCEVSLENMMACGIGACLCCVEKTTDGNLCVCKDGPVFNAQKLVGW, encoded by the coding sequence ATGAGAAAGTTTTGTCTTGACCTTCGGGTCAAAACAGTAGAGAAAATGAACGATCGGCATGTGCTGATTAAGCTCACTCACAACCAATTACTGCCCGAGATGCAAGCTGGACAGTTTGTTGAAGTGCGCGTAGACCATTCGCCCGACACCTTTCTTCGCCGTCCTATCTCCATCAATTGGGTGGACAGAGAACACAACGAACTGTGGCTTCTCGTGGCCATCGTTGGACAGGGAACCCGCCAAATGGCCCAATTAGAAGCGGGCGAACTGCTCAACTGCGTGCTGCCATTGGGCAAAGGATTCACTCTTCCAAGTTCTGACAACGAGCGATTTCTGTTGGTTGGCGGTGGCGTAGGCGTGGCTCCACTGCTGTTTTTGGGTAGACAGATGCGCGAGAGAGGGGCAATGCCTACGTTTTTGTTAGGTGCTCGTTCGGAGAAAGACTTGTTGTTGATGGAGGAATTCGAACGCACGGGACGCGTTTTCGTCACCACCGAAGACGGCACCGCAGGCCATCAAGGTTTCGTTACCCACCATCCGGTATTGGAAAACGAGACCTTCGACCGCATTTGCACTTGCGGACCGACACCCATGATGCGGGCCGTAGCACGTTATGCGCAGCAGAAACAAACCCTCTGCGAGGTGTCTTTAGAGAATATGATGGCCTGTGGCATCGGTGCATGTCTGTGTTGTGTGGAGAAGACAACAGACGGAAACCTCTGCGTTTGCAAAGATGGACCGGTGTTTAATGCCCAAAAACTGGTGGGTTGGTGA
- a CDS encoding type I asparaginase yields MAVPVFKRTSKVLLIYTGGTIGMGKNPTTGALEPLDFNHLIDKLPEFEYLQTGIDVHQFASPIDSSDMAPRLWAHLVSIIADNYHRYDGFVILHGTDTMAYTASALSFMLENLTKPVILTGSQLPLGQLRTDGKENLVTSIDLAASHHADGTPLVPEVCIYFSGKLLRGNRSTKQNADGFNAFESFNYPPLCDAGINFNFHTHEILRPDFSRPMQPHQALDSNITILSLFPGIQENIARHLVESPELRSIVMRSYGSGNAPQHPWLMKLLQEASERGVVIVNISQCVAGQVEMERYDTGFQLKNAGVVSGYDSTVEAALTKLMHLQGLYRDNSIVRKLMHQSIAGEISV; encoded by the coding sequence ATGGCCGTTCCCGTTTTCAAAAGAACCTCCAAAGTTTTGCTTATCTACACAGGCGGAACCATCGGAATGGGCAAGAATCCCACAACCGGCGCGTTGGAACCTCTCGACTTCAACCATCTCATCGACAAGCTTCCCGAATTCGAATACCTGCAAACAGGTATCGACGTGCATCAGTTCGCCTCGCCCATCGATTCAAGTGACATGGCACCAAGGCTTTGGGCGCATCTCGTGAGCATCATTGCGGACAATTATCACCGATATGATGGCTTCGTGATTCTGCATGGAACCGACACGATGGCCTACACAGCATCGGCCCTTTCGTTTATGTTGGAGAATCTGACGAAGCCTGTTATCCTCACGGGAAGTCAGTTGCCGCTGGGCCAATTGAGAACCGACGGCAAAGAAAACCTCGTCACCAGCATCGATCTTGCTGCCTCTCACCACGCCGATGGCACGCCGCTTGTGCCCGAGGTGTGCATCTATTTCAGTGGAAAACTGCTGCGTGGAAATCGTTCTACCAAGCAAAATGCCGACGGATTCAATGCCTTCGAATCCTTCAACTATCCTCCCTTGTGCGATGCCGGCATTAATTTCAACTTCCATACGCACGAGATTCTTCGCCCCGACTTCAGTCGTCCGATGCAACCCCATCAAGCACTCGACTCCAATATCACCATTCTTTCGCTCTTCCCCGGCATTCAAGAGAACATTGCTCGACACTTGGTTGAGTCGCCCGAACTGCGTAGCATCGTGATGAGAAGCTATGGAAGCGGCAATGCTCCGCAACATCCGTGGCTCATGAAACTGCTGCAAGAGGCCTCGGAACGGGGTGTTGTGATCGTCAATATCAGTCAGTGTGTGGCCGGACAGGTGGAGATGGAACGCTACGACACTGGCTTTCAACTCAAGAATGCGGGAGTTGTGAGCGGATATGATAGCACCGTAGAGGCGGCCCTCACCAAGCTTATGCATCTCCAAGGCTTGTATCGCGACAACAGTATTGTGCGAAAACTGATGCACCAGTCTATCGCCGGAGAAATCTCGGTTTAA